In Acidobacteriota bacterium, the DNA window GCCGACGGTCTTCATCCTGATGAAGCCGGCGGCCTCCAGCTTCGCGAGCGTCCTGGTGAGGTTGGGCTGCGCTCGCCCGGTGATCTCGACCAGCTCCGCCACAGACTGAGGCTTGCGATCGCGGATCAGGGCGAGCAGTCGCCGGTTGTCCGGCGTCAACAGACGGACGACCGCTTCAACGGAATTGAAGCTGGGCTTGGCCGCATCAGGCGGAGCCGGCCGCTCCCCGCGTGCGACGGCCTTCATCTCTTCCCGTAGCGATTGCAGGCTCTGAACCTTTGCCCTCTTCATTTCGACCTCTCTGATTCCTCTTC includes these proteins:
- a CDS encoding MarR family transcriptional regulator, whose protein sequence is MKRAKVQSLQSLREEMKAVARGERPAPPDAAKPSFNSVEAVVRLLTPDNRRLLALIRDRKPQSVAELVEITGRAQPNLTRTLAKLEAAGFIRMKTVGRRKAPSVAVKRIVVEIDPYSDRDRLRVA